A single region of the Pseudomonas sp. B21-023 genome encodes:
- a CDS encoding class I SAM-dependent methyltransferase, with amino-acid sequence MDPRSEVLLRQAELFQGPLLVAGAQADGLLGQLPGAHGWTWHAGDQAVLESRFAGRSHYGVEVPEVAFDAAVLFLPKSRELAAYLLNALASRLAGRTLYLVGEKRGGVEGAAKQLQAFGRPRKLDSARHCQLWQVTVDNAPEAKPLESLAERFELPLEDGPLQVISLPGVFSHGRLDKGTALLLEHLDGLPSGHVLDFGCGAGVLGATIKRRYPQSQVTLLDVDAFAVAASRLTLAANGLEGEVISGDGIDAAPRGLDVILSNPPFHTGVHTDYHASENLLKKSREHLRKSGEIRLVANSFLRYQPLIEGALGNCEIRAEAQGFRIYRATHG; translated from the coding sequence ATGGACCCGCGCAGTGAAGTGTTGCTCCGCCAGGCAGAGCTGTTCCAAGGCCCACTGCTGGTCGCTGGCGCCCAGGCCGATGGCCTGCTCGGCCAGTTGCCCGGGGCCCACGGCTGGACCTGGCATGCCGGCGACCAGGCCGTGCTCGAGAGCCGCTTCGCCGGGCGCAGCCATTACGGTGTCGAGGTGCCCGAGGTAGCCTTCGACGCCGCCGTGCTGTTCCTGCCCAAGTCTCGCGAGCTGGCGGCCTACCTGCTCAACGCCCTGGCCTCGCGCCTTGCCGGTCGCACGCTGTACCTGGTGGGGGAGAAACGCGGCGGCGTCGAAGGCGCGGCCAAGCAATTGCAGGCCTTCGGCAGGCCGCGCAAGCTCGACAGCGCCCGCCACTGCCAGCTATGGCAGGTGACCGTGGACAACGCGCCCGAGGCCAAGCCTCTGGAAAGCCTGGCCGAACGCTTTGAACTGCCCCTCGAAGATGGCCCGCTGCAGGTGATCAGCCTGCCCGGCGTGTTCAGCCACGGGCGCCTGGACAAAGGCACCGCGCTGCTCCTGGAACACCTCGACGGCCTGCCGAGCGGCCATGTCCTGGACTTCGGCTGTGGTGCCGGGGTGCTCGGCGCCACGATCAAGCGTCGCTATCCGCAGAGCCAGGTCACCTTGCTCGATGTCGACGCCTTCGCGGTCGCGGCCAGTCGGCTGACCCTGGCCGCCAACGGCCTGGAAGGCGAGGTGATCAGCGGTGACGGGATCGATGCCGCTCCCCGCGGCCTGGACGTTATCCTGAGCAATCCGCCGTTCCATACCGGTGTACACACCGACTATCACGCCTCGGAGAACCTGCTGAAAAAATCCAGGGAACATCTGCGAAAAAGTGGGGAAATCCGTTTGGTAGCCAACAGCTTCCTGCGTTACCAGCCGCTCATCGAAGGCGCCCTGGGAAACTGTGAGATCCGTGCCGAAGCACAAGGTTTTCGCATCTACCGCGCAACACATGGATAA
- a CDS encoding LuxR C-terminal-related transcriptional regulator, giving the protein MTDLSRTHGVASQALGLLDGRFFRPPLPEAHVPRARLCQRLQSGLAGRLLLVNAPAGFGKSSLAIEFCQELPSHWRSLWLGLSQRDADPGRFLERLLEGLQQFCPALGGQAMGLLKMRQRHQPFAFEEWLDGLLDELALYLQPDTPLLLVLDDYHLAQGPVLDRCLQFFLNHLPAGLVLLVTSRQRPDWHLARLRLSRQLVELNEQDLRLTADEALAVIGRQPTGLRGQALDNLIQRSDGWVAGLRFWQLAASESGDDNALPQALHGGEGLIRDYLLEEVIEILPAPVQAFLYDTACQERFCAELCDALRERHDSAEILRYLQAHQVFLVPLDEHGLWFRYHHLFSDLLRSRQASGPQAGLHLRACRWFEGQGLLDEAVEQALRAGHLDVAADLVQSLSEEQLLAEQNVGMLLRWKMDLPDSLLISTPRLIVLYSWALGLACQLDAAEELAAYLSRFLPAPSATAQKSMLAQWLALSGVIARGRGDRERTLAYCGEALQSLPSKRYGQRLVCLSTLSNLAIADGDFWRARGWNREALELAQRVGNPLFEALAHYDRARVLHARGEVLRALDEVREGLQRLQGLSGQRLYAVRARLTLYEGYLLAARLHCAPGRARLRAGLSEARSCRDISVLIGHCVIASLDGREGRFAEAFSELAEAERLMHIWDVPPIFYLAMITLVKCELWLAQGRTDLAESWLLRLGQTYGGEQPAAAPEFHPLLPLHIELQQALLERVLARADDAEARLYRLIERGQASAGMTLMVSAQCQLIALLLAQGREPEAAKLLAQALEAAQGGALQAFQRLIEEQPQWLREQLAGRAACPVQRDLLTYLPQTLVASTCATEALSSREFAVLELIAQGCSNQQISERLFISLHTVKTHASHINSKLGVERRTQAVARAKSLGLLV; this is encoded by the coding sequence ATGACAGACTTGTCCCGTACGCATGGAGTCGCCAGCCAGGCCCTGGGCCTGTTGGACGGGCGTTTCTTCCGGCCGCCGCTGCCAGAGGCGCACGTACCCAGAGCACGCTTGTGCCAGCGCCTGCAAAGCGGACTGGCTGGCCGGCTGTTGCTGGTGAACGCTCCAGCCGGTTTCGGTAAAAGTTCACTGGCCATTGAATTCTGTCAGGAACTGCCCAGCCATTGGCGCAGCCTCTGGCTAGGCTTGAGCCAGCGCGATGCCGACCCGGGCCGCTTTCTCGAGCGCCTGCTCGAAGGGCTGCAGCAGTTCTGCCCGGCGCTCGGCGGGCAGGCCATGGGTCTGTTGAAGATGCGCCAGCGTCACCAGCCGTTCGCCTTCGAGGAATGGCTCGATGGGCTGCTCGATGAGCTCGCGCTCTACCTGCAGCCGGACACCCCCCTGTTGCTGGTGCTGGATGACTACCATCTGGCCCAGGGTCCGGTGCTCGATCGATGCCTGCAGTTCTTCCTCAATCACCTGCCTGCCGGGCTGGTCCTGCTGGTCACTAGCCGTCAGCGGCCCGACTGGCACCTGGCCCGCCTGCGCCTGTCGCGCCAGCTGGTCGAGCTCAACGAGCAGGACTTGCGCCTGACTGCCGATGAAGCGCTGGCGGTCATTGGCCGCCAGCCCACCGGTCTGCGCGGCCAGGCCCTGGACAACTTGATCCAGCGCAGCGACGGCTGGGTGGCCGGGCTGCGCTTCTGGCAGCTGGCGGCCAGCGAGTCCGGCGATGACAACGCCTTGCCCCAGGCACTGCATGGCGGCGAGGGTTTGATTCGCGATTACCTGCTCGAGGAAGTGATCGAAATCCTGCCGGCGCCCGTGCAGGCGTTTCTCTACGACACCGCCTGCCAGGAGCGTTTCTGTGCTGAACTGTGCGATGCCCTGCGCGAGCGGCACGACAGCGCCGAGATCCTGCGCTACCTGCAGGCCCACCAGGTGTTCCTGGTACCGCTGGATGAGCATGGGCTGTGGTTCCGCTATCACCATCTGTTTTCCGACCTGTTGCGCAGCCGGCAGGCCAGTGGCCCCCAGGCGGGGTTGCACTTGCGTGCCTGCCGCTGGTTCGAGGGGCAGGGCCTGCTGGACGAGGCGGTGGAGCAGGCGCTGCGGGCCGGTCACCTGGATGTCGCGGCGGACCTGGTACAGAGCTTGTCGGAAGAACAGCTGCTCGCCGAACAAAATGTCGGCATGCTGCTGCGTTGGAAAATGGATTTGCCTGACAGCCTGCTGATCAGCACGCCCAGGCTGATTGTCCTGTACAGCTGGGCCCTGGGGCTTGCCTGCCAACTGGACGCCGCCGAGGAACTCGCGGCCTACCTGAGCCGTTTCCTGCCCGCGCCTTCGGCCACGGCGCAGAAGTCGATGCTGGCCCAGTGGCTGGCCTTGAGCGGGGTCATCGCGCGCGGCCGTGGTGATCGCGAGCGAACCCTCGCCTATTGTGGCGAGGCGCTGCAGAGCCTGCCGAGCAAACGTTATGGGCAGCGGCTGGTCTGCCTGTCGACCTTGTCGAACCTGGCCATTGCCGATGGCGATTTCTGGCGGGCGCGCGGCTGGAACCGAGAGGCGCTCGAGCTGGCGCAACGGGTCGGCAATCCGCTGTTCGAGGCTTTGGCCCATTACGACCGGGCGCGGGTGCTGCACGCTAGAGGCGAAGTACTGCGGGCACTGGATGAGGTGCGCGAGGGGTTGCAACGGTTGCAGGGCCTGTCGGGCCAGCGCCTGTACGCAGTGCGTGCCCGCCTCACCTTGTACGAGGGATACCTGTTGGCTGCCCGCCTGCACTGCGCGCCAGGCCGTGCGCGTTTGCGCGCCGGGCTCAGCGAGGCACGGAGTTGTCGCGACATCAGTGTCCTGATCGGACATTGCGTGATTGCTTCGCTCGATGGGCGCGAAGGGCGGTTCGCCGAGGCATTTTCCGAGTTGGCCGAGGCCGAGCGGTTGATGCATATCTGGGATGTGCCGCCGATCTTCTACCTGGCCATGATTACCCTGGTGAAGTGCGAGCTCTGGTTGGCCCAGGGCCGTACGGACCTGGCGGAGTCGTGGCTGTTGCGCCTGGGGCAGACCTACGGTGGCGAGCAGCCTGCCGCCGCGCCGGAGTTCCACCCCTTGTTGCCGCTGCATATCGAGTTGCAGCAAGCGTTGCTGGAGCGGGTGCTGGCCCGTGCCGACGATGCCGAAGCGAGGCTGTACAGGCTGATCGAGCGCGGGCAGGCCAGCGCTGGCATGACGCTGATGGTTAGCGCGCAATGCCAGTTGATCGCGTTGTTGTTGGCCCAGGGGCGTGAGCCCGAGGCGGCCAAGCTGCTTGCCCAGGCACTGGAGGCTGCGCAGGGAGGTGCCTTGCAGGCATTCCAGCGCTTGATCGAGGAGCAGCCGCAATGGCTGCGTGAGCAGTTGGCCGGCCGTGCCGCCTGCCCCGTGCAGCGTGATCTGCTGACGTACCTGCCGCAGACCCTCGTCGCCAGCACCTGCGCCACCGAGGCCCTGAGCAGCCGCGAGTTCGCCGTGCTGGAACTTATTGCCCAGGGTTGTTCGAACCAGCAGATCAGCGAGCGGCTGTTCATTTCCCTGCATACGGTCAAGACCCACGCCAGTCATATCAACAGCAAACTGGGCGTGGAGCGGCGTACCCAGGCGGTGGCCAGGGCCAAGTCCCTCGGGTTGCTCGTCTAG
- a CDS encoding 2-hydroxyacid dehydrogenase, which translates to MSSPRRAVFLDHQSLDLGDLDLAPLRAQFDTLQLHATTRPEQVAERLHGAVAVISNKVMLDAATLAANPQLKLILVAATGTNNVDLAAARAQGVTVSNCQGYGTPSVAQHTLALLLALATRLCDYDQAVKAGQWAKASQFCLLDFPIVELEGKTLGLLGHGELGGAVARLAEAFGMRVLSGQIPGRPPRADRLPLHELLPQVDALTLHCPLNEQTRHMIGARELALLKPGALVVNTARGGLIDEQALADALRGGHLGGAATDVLSVEPPVNGNPLLAADIPRLIITPHSAWGAVESRQRIVGQLAENAQAYFAGQPRRVVG; encoded by the coding sequence ATGTCCAGCCCACGTCGCGCCGTGTTTCTCGATCACCAGTCACTGGACCTGGGTGACCTCGACCTTGCGCCCTTGCGTGCCCAGTTCGACACGTTGCAACTGCATGCCACGACCCGCCCGGAGCAGGTCGCCGAACGCCTGCACGGTGCCGTGGCCGTCATCAGCAACAAAGTGATGCTCGATGCCGCCACGCTCGCCGCCAACCCGCAACTCAAACTGATCCTGGTGGCCGCCACCGGTACCAACAATGTCGACCTGGCTGCCGCCCGTGCCCAGGGCGTCACCGTGAGCAACTGCCAGGGCTACGGCACGCCGTCGGTGGCCCAGCACACCCTGGCCCTGCTGCTGGCCCTGGCCACGCGCCTGTGCGACTACGACCAGGCGGTGAAGGCCGGGCAATGGGCCAAGGCCAGCCAGTTCTGCCTGCTGGACTTCCCCATCGTCGAGCTGGAGGGCAAGACCCTTGGCCTGCTTGGCCACGGCGAACTGGGCGGCGCGGTGGCGCGCCTGGCCGAGGCCTTCGGCATGCGCGTGCTGAGCGGGCAGATCCCCGGCCGCCCGCCCCGGGCCGACCGCCTGCCACTGCATGAGCTGCTGCCGCAGGTCGATGCCCTGACCCTGCACTGCCCGCTCAACGAGCAGACCCGGCACATGATCGGTGCCCGCGAGCTGGCGCTGCTCAAGCCCGGCGCACTGGTGGTCAACACCGCCCGCGGCGGGTTGATCGACGAGCAGGCCCTGGCCGACGCGCTGCGCGGCGGCCACCTGGGTGGCGCAGCTACCGATGTGCTGAGCGTCGAACCGCCGGTCAACGGCAACCCACTGCTGGCGGCGGACATTCCCCGCCTGATCATCACCCCGCACAGCGCCTGGGGCGCGGTAGAGTCGCGCCAGCGCATCGTCGGCCAGCTGGCCGAGAACGCCCAGGCCTACTTCGCCGGTCAGCCGCGACGCGTGGTCGGCTGA
- a CDS encoding DUF1302 domain-containing protein — protein MTSANPFWRRAKLPLAVSLASTLASPAFAVSFNIGEIEGQFDSSLSVGASWSTANPNKNLIGANNGGRGLSQTSDDGHLNFKKGETFSKIFKGIHDLELKYGDTGVFVRGKYWYDFELKDENRQFKDISDSNRKEGAKSSGAELLDAFVYHNYSIGDLPGNVRLGKQVVSWGESTFIGGGINAINPIDVSAFRRPGAEIKEGLIPVNMFYVSQSVTDNLTAEGFYQIEWDQTVVDNCGTFFSQPDVIADGCNNNLAVLAKQANVSRALAAQIGPFAGPAMNALTGQGVSWGSPDEGVIVRRGPDRDARDSGQFGVALRYMYEPLNTEFGGYFMNYHSRAPIFSGRGAAAGFYNPANLAGALVRAGVPGAAATNPALLQALMPLYVAGNSSYYVEYPEDIRLYGLSFSTTLPTGTAWSGEISYRPNAPVQLNTTDILYSGLTPLDPNASVLKGTPDADQPGYRRKEITQLQTTFTHFFDQVMGAERLTMVGEVGWTHVGGLESTSKARYGRDPVYGPGPLPNGRCQSLNATTLAGVEQNNLSRYCENDGFTTSDSWGYRVRAIWDYNNVFAGVNLRPSVAWSHDVDGYSPGPGGNFEEGRKAVSLGLDAEYQNTYTASLSYTNFFDGKYTTVDDRDFVALSFGVNF, from the coding sequence ATGACATCTGCAAACCCGTTCTGGCGCCGGGCGAAACTGCCCCTGGCCGTCAGCCTCGCTTCTACGCTCGCAAGTCCTGCTTTCGCGGTCAGCTTCAACATCGGTGAAATCGAAGGCCAGTTCGACTCGTCGCTCTCCGTTGGCGCCAGCTGGTCGACGGCCAATCCCAACAAGAACCTCATCGGGGCCAACAACGGCGGCCGGGGGCTGTCGCAGACCTCCGACGATGGCCACCTGAACTTCAAGAAAGGCGAGACGTTCTCGAAGATCTTCAAGGGTATCCACGACCTGGAGCTCAAGTACGGCGATACGGGCGTGTTCGTCCGTGGCAAGTACTGGTACGACTTCGAGCTCAAGGATGAAAACCGCCAGTTCAAGGACATCAGTGATTCGAACCGCAAGGAGGGCGCCAAGTCTTCGGGCGCGGAACTGCTCGACGCTTTCGTCTACCACAACTACAGCATCGGCGACCTGCCCGGCAACGTACGCTTGGGCAAGCAGGTGGTGAGCTGGGGTGAGAGTACCTTCATCGGCGGCGGTATCAACGCCATCAACCCCATCGACGTGTCGGCGTTCCGCCGTCCTGGCGCGGAGATCAAGGAAGGCCTGATCCCCGTCAACATGTTCTACGTGTCGCAGAGCGTGACCGACAACCTCACCGCCGAGGGCTTCTACCAGATCGAGTGGGACCAGACCGTCGTCGACAACTGCGGTACCTTCTTCTCCCAGCCTGACGTGATCGCCGACGGTTGCAACAACAACCTGGCGGTGTTGGCCAAGCAGGCCAACGTGTCAAGGGCCCTGGCCGCACAGATCGGCCCGTTTGCCGGGCCTGCCATGAATGCATTGACCGGGCAGGGCGTGTCCTGGGGCTCGCCGGACGAAGGCGTGATTGTGCGCCGCGGCCCCGACCGTGATGCCCGTGACAGCGGCCAGTTCGGTGTGGCCCTGCGCTACATGTACGAGCCGCTGAACACCGAGTTTGGTGGCTACTTCATGAACTACCACAGCCGGGCGCCCATCTTCAGCGGCCGCGGCGCCGCCGCCGGCTTCTACAACCCGGCCAACTTGGCTGGGGCACTGGTCAGGGCAGGTGTTCCGGGGGCCGCCGCCACCAACCCGGCCCTGCTCCAGGCCCTGATGCCGTTGTACGTGGCGGGTAACTCCAGCTACTACGTCGAGTACCCGGAAGACATCCGCCTCTACGGCCTGAGCTTCTCCACCACCTTGCCCACCGGCACGGCCTGGAGCGGTGAGATCAGCTACCGGCCGAATGCGCCGGTGCAGTTGAACACCACCGACATCCTCTATTCAGGGCTGACGCCGCTGGACCCCAATGCATCCGTCCTCAAGGGCACGCCGGACGCCGACCAGCCAGGTTATCGCCGCAAGGAAATCACCCAGCTGCAAACCACGTTCACCCACTTCTTCGATCAAGTCATGGGCGCTGAGCGTCTGACCATGGTCGGCGAGGTCGGCTGGACTCACGTCGGTGGTCTGGAAAGCACCTCCAAGGCCCGCTATGGTCGCGACCCAGTCTATGGTCCAGGCCCGCTGCCCAACGGTCGCTGCCAGAGCCTCAACGCCACCACGCTGGCGGGTGTCGAGCAGAACAACCTGTCGCGCTACTGCGAGAACGACGGCTTCACCACCTCCGACTCCTGGGGTTATCGCGTTCGTGCCATCTGGGACTACAACAACGTCTTCGCCGGCGTGAACCTGCGCCCGAGCGTGGCCTGGTCCCACGACGTCGACGGCTACTCCCCGGGCCCTGGCGGCAACTTCGAGGAAGGGCGCAAGGCCGTCAGCCTGGGCCTGGACGCCGAGTACCAGAACACCTACACGGCGAGCCTGTCGTACACCAACTTCTTCGATGGCAAGTACACCACCGTGGATGACCGCGACTTCGTCGCCCTCAGCTTCGGCGTGAACTTCTAA
- a CDS encoding fatty acid--CoA ligase, which yields MLQTRIIKPAEGAYQYPLLIKRLLMSGSRYEKTREIVYRDQLRLTYPQLNERIARLANVLTEAGVKAGDTVAVMDWDSHRYLECMFAIPMIGAVVHTINVRLSPEQILYTMNHAEDRFVLVNSDFIGLYQAIAGQLTTVQGTVLLTDGPDKSADLPGLQGEYEQLLAAASPHYDFPDFDENSVATTFYTTGTTGNPKGVYFTHRQLVLHTLAETAVLGSLDSVRLLSSNDVYMPITPMFHVHAWGIPYAATMMGIKQVYPGRYEPDMLIRLWREEKVTFSHCVPTILQMLLNCPSAAGQDFGGWKIIIGGSALNRALYQAALARGIQLTAAYGMSETCPLISAAHLNDELQAGSEDERTSYRIKAGVPVPLVEAAIVDGNGNFLPADGETQGELVLRAPWLTMGYFREPEKGEELWQGGWLHTGDVATLDGMGFIDIRDRIKDVIKTGGEWISSLDLEDLISRHPAVREVAVVGVPDPQWGERPFALLVVREGQSIEARALKEHLKPFVEQGHINKWAIPSQIALVTEIPKTSVGKLDKKRIRVDISQWQASNSAFLSTL from the coding sequence ATGTTGCAGACGCGCATCATCAAGCCCGCCGAGGGCGCCTACCAGTACCCACTGCTGATCAAGCGCCTGCTGATGTCCGGCAGCCGCTACGAAAAGACCCGCGAGATCGTCTACCGCGACCAGCTCCGTCTCACCTACCCGCAACTGAACGAGCGCATCGCCCGCCTCGCCAACGTGCTGACCGAGGCTGGGGTGAAGGCCGGCGACACCGTGGCGGTGATGGACTGGGACAGCCACCGCTATCTGGAATGCATGTTCGCCATCCCGATGATCGGCGCCGTGGTGCACACCATCAACGTGCGCCTGTCGCCGGAGCAGATCCTCTACACCATGAACCACGCCGAAGACCGGTTCGTGCTGGTCAACAGTGATTTCATCGGCCTCTACCAGGCCATCGCCGGGCAACTGACCACGGTGCAAGGTACCGTGTTGCTGACCGATGGGCCGGACAAGTCTGCCGACCTGCCGGGCCTGCAAGGCGAGTACGAGCAGTTGCTGGCCGCGGCCAGCCCGCACTATGACTTCCCCGATTTCGATGAAAACTCGGTGGCCACCACCTTCTATACCACCGGCACCACGGGTAACCCCAAGGGGGTGTATTTCACCCATCGGCAGCTGGTGCTGCACACGCTGGCCGAAACCGCGGTACTCGGCAGCCTGGACAGCGTGAGGCTGCTGAGCAGCAACGATGTCTACATGCCGATCACGCCGATGTTCCATGTGCACGCCTGGGGCATCCCCTACGCGGCGACCATGATGGGCATCAAGCAGGTCTACCCGGGGCGCTATGAGCCGGACATGCTGATCAGGCTGTGGCGTGAGGAGAAGGTGACCTTCTCCCACTGCGTGCCGACCATCCTGCAGATGCTGCTCAACTGCCCGTCGGCAGCCGGCCAGGATTTCGGTGGCTGGAAGATCATCATCGGCGGCAGCGCGCTCAACCGCGCGCTGTATCAGGCTGCACTGGCCCGGGGTATCCAGCTCACCGCCGCCTACGGCATGTCCGAAACCTGCCCGCTGATCAGTGCCGCGCACCTGAACGACGAGCTGCAGGCCGGAAGCGAGGATGAGCGTACCAGCTACCGGATCAAGGCCGGGGTGCCGGTGCCATTGGTCGAGGCCGCCATCGTCGATGGCAATGGCAATTTCCTGCCTGCCGATGGCGAAACCCAGGGCGAACTGGTGCTGCGCGCGCCCTGGTTGACCATGGGTTATTTCCGCGAGCCGGAGAAGGGCGAGGAACTCTGGCAGGGTGGCTGGCTCCACACCGGCGATGTCGCCACGCTCGATGGCATGGGTTTCATCGATATTCGCGACCGCATCAAGGACGTGATCAAGACCGGTGGCGAGTGGATTTCTTCGCTCGACCTGGAAGACCTGATCAGTCGCCACCCTGCAGTACGAGAAGTGGCTGTTGTGGGCGTGCCTGACCCGCAGTGGGGGGAGCGCCCGTTTGCGCTGCTGGTGGTGCGCGAGGGGCAGAGCATCGAGGCGCGTGCGCTCAAGGAACATCTGAAGCCTTTCGTGGAGCAGGGACACATCAACAAGTGGGCGATTCCCAGCCAGATCGCCCTTGTTACTGAAATTCCCAAGACCAGCGTCGGCAAGCTCGACAAGAAGCGCATCCGCGTGGACATCAGCCAGTGGCAGGCCAGTAACAGCGCTTTCCTTTCCACCCTGTAA
- a CDS encoding DUF1329 domain-containing protein, producing MKMTTRLLQAGVLGMSLLATSVMAAVSADEAAKLGASLTPMGAEKSGNADGSIGPWEPLSKSAGSADAKGFLSDPYASEKPLFTITAQNVDQYKDKLSPGQVAMFKRYPDSYKIPVYKTHRSSTVPDDVFAAIKENATKTTLVAGGNGLENFKTAVPFPIPKDGLEVIWNHITRYRGGSVTRLVTQATPQQNGSYSLVYFQDQFVFRDKMKDYDPANPGNILFYFKQEVTAPARLAGTVLLVHETLDQVKEPRKAWIYNAGQRRVRQAPQVSYDGPGTAADGLRTSDNLDMYNGAPDRYDWKLEGKKEMYIASNAYKLDDPKLKYADIIKAGHINQDLSRYELRRVWHVVATLKPGQRHIYAKRDFYIDEDTWQAAVIDQYDGRNQLWRVSEAHAQPYYNVQVPWYTLEAIYDLQSGRYLALGMKNEEKSAYNFGFSASKAEFQPAALRQSGVR from the coding sequence ATGAAAATGACCACACGTCTGCTGCAAGCCGGTGTACTGGGCATGTCCCTGCTGGCAACCAGCGTCATGGCTGCGGTTTCCGCTGACGAGGCCGCCAAGCTGGGCGCGTCGCTCACCCCGATGGGGGCCGAGAAGTCCGGTAACGCCGATGGTTCCATCGGCCCGTGGGAGCCGCTGTCCAAGAGTGCCGGCAGTGCCGACGCCAAGGGCTTCCTCTCCGACCCTTACGCCAGCGAAAAACCGCTGTTCACCATCACCGCGCAGAACGTCGACCAGTACAAGGACAAGCTTTCGCCTGGCCAGGTGGCGATGTTCAAGCGCTACCCGGATAGCTACAAGATTCCGGTGTACAAGACCCACCGCAGTTCCACGGTGCCGGACGATGTCTTCGCCGCGATCAAGGAAAACGCCACCAAGACCACCCTGGTCGCCGGTGGCAACGGCCTGGAGAACTTCAAGACAGCCGTGCCGTTCCCGATTCCCAAGGATGGCCTGGAGGTGATCTGGAACCACATCACCCGCTACCGTGGCGGCAGCGTGACTCGCTTGGTCACCCAGGCCACCCCGCAGCAGAACGGCTCCTACAGCCTGGTGTACTTCCAGGACCAGTTCGTCTTCCGCGACAAGATGAAGGACTACGATCCGGCCAACCCCGGTAACATCCTGTTCTACTTCAAGCAGGAAGTGACCGCTCCGGCACGTCTGGCCGGGACCGTGCTGCTGGTCCACGAAACCCTCGACCAGGTCAAGGAGCCGCGCAAGGCGTGGATCTACAACGCCGGCCAGCGCCGCGTGCGCCAGGCGCCGCAAGTGTCCTACGACGGTCCGGGTACCGCCGCCGACGGCCTGCGTACTTCCGATAACCTGGACATGTACAACGGTGCGCCAGACCGTTACGACTGGAAGCTCGAAGGCAAGAAGGAGATGTATATCGCCTCCAACGCCTACAAGCTGGACGATCCGAAGCTCAAGTATGCCGACATCATCAAGGCCGGGCATATCAACCAGGACCTGTCGCGCTATGAGCTGCGTCGCGTCTGGCACGTGGTTGCCACGCTCAAGCCAGGTCAGCGCCATATCTATGCCAAGCGTGACTTCTATATCGACGAGGACACCTGGCAGGCTGCGGTGATCGACCAGTATGACGGCCGCAACCAGTTGTGGCGTGTTTCCGAGGCCCACGCCCAGCCGTACTACAACGTGCAGGTGCCGTGGTACACCCTGGAAGCCATCTACGACCTGCAATCGGGTCGCTACCTGGCGCTGGGCATGAAGAACGAAGAGAAAAGTGCCTACAACTTCGGCTTCAGCGCCAGCAAGGCCGAGTTCCAGCCGGCTGCCCTGCGTCAGTCAGGTGTCCGTTGA
- a CDS encoding TMEM165/GDT1 family protein, which yields MESLLVPTAIVALAEIGDKTQLLALILAARFRKPWPIIAGIVAATLANHAAAGAVGAWVSSFFTESVLHWILAASFTATALWTLVPDKMDDEESSNARRFGPFVTTLIAFFLAEIGDKTQVATVMLAAQYPHLIMVIIGTTLGMLIANVPVVLAGNFAAEKLPLTLIRRLAATAFVVLAIVAVYSAMKTSGWIG from the coding sequence CTGGAATCATTGCTCGTCCCTACCGCGATCGTCGCGCTTGCCGAAATCGGCGACAAGACGCAATTGCTCGCGCTCATCCTCGCCGCCCGTTTCCGCAAGCCCTGGCCGATCATTGCCGGGATCGTCGCCGCGACGCTGGCCAACCATGCCGCCGCTGGCGCGGTCGGCGCCTGGGTCAGCAGCTTCTTTACCGAGTCGGTGCTGCACTGGATCCTCGCCGCCAGCTTCACCGCCACCGCGCTGTGGACCCTGGTACCGGACAAGATGGACGATGAAGAATCCAGCAACGCACGACGGTTCGGGCCATTCGTGACCACGCTGATCGCGTTCTTCCTGGCGGAAATCGGCGACAAGACCCAAGTGGCCACGGTGATGCTGGCCGCCCAGTATCCGCACCTGATCATGGTGATCATCGGCACCACCCTGGGCATGCTGATCGCCAACGTGCCGGTGGTGCTGGCGGGCAACTTCGCGGCGGAGAAACTGCCGCTGACGCTGATCCGTCGCCTGGCGGCGACCGCGTTCGTGGTGCTGGCCATCGTCGCGGTGTATTCGGCGATGAAGACCAGTGGCTGGATAGGGTGA